In Duganella zoogloeoides, a single genomic region encodes these proteins:
- a CDS encoding TonB-dependent receptor plug domain-containing protein: protein MTRAPHFKRSQLAGIIAGAIALLAAGQSGAQSAAEEQAAKEQTVVVLGSRSVAKTALDTSSPVGLISLKDMQTAGPLELGKLLQTLDPSFNFSSTFISDGTDSIRPATLRSLGPDQVLVLVNGKRRHQQALVNVQQSVGRGSAGTDINAIPLAAIHHIEVLRDGAAAQYGSDAIAGVINIVLKSQVEETSVSGTYGTTSEGDGDLYSASANTGVALGQDGGYLNLTVEARKRGETNRAGVDSLRVNPPRVTQHIGDSNTRDLYFWWNAALPIDKDSEFYAFGGVSKRKGDSFGFFRSAGDDRTVPAVSPNGFLPAIHTDIKDASFAFGYRRDLANDWKADISINHGASELAFHESDSINTSYWYEPKPGGGIYAESPREADTGTLKFNQTTFNADIKGPVKLGDASLFLATGFEYRRDNYQIVAGDPVSYQYGRTNNPAIRIVGQNGNTAASGIQGFPGYTPATAVDDGRHNIALFLDVEHKPVDNVTLAGAVRYEKYSDFGNTVTGKLSARWDPTKTVGVRGSISSGFRAPSVQQEFYSSVSTNLNNGVLTETLTARQGSAVTQAFGIAPLKEETSRNASVGLVLRPASNMSLTVDAYQIKIRDRIVFSSEIAPEANGGPIANVLRPLGVGQAQFFTNAVDTRTRGLDIVAEHTSRFASSALVLSGQLGFNKTEVAKRHSTSSVLSGETLFDQAQVTLLERGQPRKHHVVAADYTNGAWNLNARANYYGEVQAQSFSPLHTWDAKWLVDTSVRYAFSKRTFLSLGVNNLFDQLPSEWTNGGDFPKLGFTRCWETCPFGVNGRSMYVRADTAF from the coding sequence ATGACAAGAGCACCCCACTTCAAGCGCAGCCAGCTCGCCGGCATCATCGCCGGCGCCATCGCCCTGCTGGCCGCCGGCCAGTCCGGCGCGCAGTCGGCTGCCGAGGAACAGGCAGCCAAAGAACAAACTGTGGTCGTACTGGGCTCGCGCTCGGTGGCCAAGACGGCACTCGATACCTCGTCCCCCGTCGGCCTGATCAGCCTGAAAGACATGCAGACCGCCGGCCCGCTGGAGCTGGGCAAGCTGCTGCAGACGCTGGACCCGTCGTTCAACTTCTCCAGCACGTTTATCAGCGACGGCACCGACAGCATCCGCCCCGCCACCCTGCGTTCGCTGGGACCGGACCAGGTACTGGTCCTGGTCAACGGCAAGCGCCGCCACCAGCAGGCGCTGGTCAACGTCCAGCAAAGCGTGGGACGCGGCTCGGCCGGTACCGACATCAACGCCATTCCGCTGGCAGCCATCCACCATATCGAGGTGCTGCGCGACGGCGCCGCCGCCCAGTACGGCTCGGACGCGATTGCCGGCGTGATCAACATCGTGCTCAAGTCGCAGGTCGAGGAGACGTCGGTGAGCGGCACCTACGGCACCACCTCGGAAGGCGACGGCGACCTGTACTCGGCCAGCGCCAACACCGGCGTGGCGCTGGGCCAGGACGGCGGCTACCTGAACCTGACGGTCGAAGCGCGCAAGCGCGGCGAAACCAACCGCGCCGGCGTCGACTCGCTGCGCGTGAACCCGCCGCGTGTCACGCAGCATATCGGCGACAGCAATACCCGCGACCTGTACTTCTGGTGGAATGCCGCGCTGCCGATCGACAAGGACAGCGAGTTCTACGCCTTCGGCGGCGTCTCCAAGCGCAAGGGCGACTCGTTCGGCTTCTTCCGCTCGGCCGGCGACGACCGCACCGTACCGGCCGTGTCGCCAAACGGCTTCCTGCCCGCCATCCACACCGACATCAAGGACGCCTCGTTCGCGTTCGGCTACCGGCGCGACCTGGCCAATGACTGGAAGGCCGACATCAGCATCAACCACGGCGCCAGCGAACTGGCGTTCCACGAATCGGACAGCATCAATACCAGCTACTGGTACGAACCGAAACCGGGCGGCGGCATTTACGCCGAATCGCCGCGCGAGGCCGATACCGGCACCCTGAAATTCAACCAGACTACCTTCAACGCCGACATCAAGGGCCCGGTCAAACTGGGCGACGCCAGCCTGTTCCTGGCCACCGGTTTCGAATACCGCCGCGACAACTACCAGATAGTCGCCGGCGACCCGGTCTCGTACCAGTACGGCCGCACCAACAACCCGGCCATCCGCATCGTGGGCCAGAACGGCAACACCGCCGCCTCGGGCATCCAGGGCTTCCCCGGCTACACCCCCGCCACCGCGGTCGATGACGGCCGCCACAACATCGCGCTGTTCCTCGACGTCGAGCACAAGCCGGTGGACAATGTCACGCTGGCCGGCGCCGTGCGCTATGAAAAATACTCGGACTTCGGCAACACCGTCACCGGCAAACTCAGCGCCCGCTGGGACCCGACCAAGACGGTGGGCGTACGCGGCAGCATCTCCTCCGGCTTCCGCGCACCGAGCGTGCAGCAGGAGTTCTACAGCTCCGTCTCGACCAACCTGAATAACGGCGTGCTGACCGAAACGCTGACCGCGCGCCAGGGCAGCGCCGTCACGCAAGCCTTCGGCATCGCTCCGCTCAAGGAAGAGACCTCGCGCAACGCCAGCGTGGGCCTGGTACTGCGGCCGGCATCGAACATGTCGCTGACGGTGGACGCGTACCAGATCAAGATCCGTGACCGCATCGTGTTCTCGAGCGAGATCGCACCGGAAGCGAACGGCGGCCCGATCGCCAACGTGCTGCGCCCGCTGGGCGTGGGCCAGGCGCAGTTCTTCACCAACGCGGTCGATACCCGCACCCGGGGCCTCGACATCGTGGCCGAACACACCAGCCGCTTCGCCTCGTCGGCGCTGGTGCTGTCGGGCCAACTGGGCTTCAACAAGACCGAAGTGGCCAAGCGCCATTCGACGTCATCGGTATTGAGCGGCGAGACCCTGTTCGACCAGGCGCAGGTGACCCTGCTGGAACGCGGCCAGCCGCGCAAGCACCACGTGGTGGCGGCCGATTACACCAACGGTGCGTGGAACCTCAACGCCCGCGCCAACTACTACGGCGAAGTGCAGGCGCAAAGCTTCAGCCCCCTGCATACATGGGATGCGAAGTGGCTGGTCGATACGTCGGTGCGCTATGCCTTCAGCAAGCGCACCTTCCTGAGCCTGGGCGTCAACAACCTGTTCGACCAGTTGCCGTCCGAATGGACCAACGGCGGCGATTTCCCGAAACTGGGCTTTACGCGCTGCTGGGAAACCTGCCCGTTCGGCGTCAATGGCCGTTCGATGTACGTGCGCGCCGATACGGCGTTTTAA
- the pdxR gene encoding MocR-like pyridoxine biosynthesis transcription factor PdxR, which produces MDLARLLATYTHQHSHRAWPRQRLLHECLRAAIRDGTLAAGTRLAASRVLAEELHVARNTVLYAYEQLASEGFVVTDRRGTVVGPLVPLPPAVPSTITTTGLSQRARNLRPLYGTAQRMGAFVPGVPALDQFPMALWRRLVERAWRALAPAQLNYGDPCGEAELRTAIADHLRAARGVVCEAGQVFITDGAQSGLDLCLRALADAGDTIWLENPGYGGALAAARGAGLAVTGIDVDDDGIAPTADDWLLRPPRLVYTTPSHQYPVGSVLSLRRRLALIDAARVAGALIIEDDYDSEFRHDGAPLSAMQGLVPEAPVVYLGTFSKTMFPGLRIGFVVVPRDLAPAFAAMRAQSYASGRAAEQLALAEFLRSGQFALHVRRMRRLYRQRRDALAVALEKHLGSVATVHGASAGMHLSLRLRDQDLDDAAISAQALAQGVVVNALSRHDTHGGSGWKGLMLGYAQVPAAEMDDLVRRLAVVVHLAAYNCRQRAAK; this is translated from the coding sequence ATGGATCTTGCCCGGCTGCTCGCCACCTATACGCACCAGCACAGCCACCGCGCCTGGCCGCGCCAGCGCCTGCTGCACGAATGCCTGCGCGCGGCGATCCGCGACGGCACGCTGGCCGCCGGCACCCGCCTGGCCGCGTCGCGCGTGCTGGCGGAGGAATTACACGTGGCCCGCAACACCGTGCTGTACGCGTACGAGCAACTGGCCAGCGAAGGCTTTGTTGTCACCGACCGGCGTGGCACCGTGGTGGGGCCCCTGGTGCCGCTGCCCCCGGCTGTTCCGAGCACGATCACCACCACCGGCCTGTCCCAGCGCGCCCGCAACCTGCGCCCGCTCTACGGCACCGCCCAGCGCATGGGCGCGTTCGTCCCCGGCGTGCCCGCGCTCGACCAGTTTCCGATGGCCTTGTGGCGGCGCCTGGTCGAGCGCGCCTGGCGTGCACTCGCGCCTGCGCAGCTGAACTACGGCGACCCCTGCGGCGAAGCGGAACTGCGGACGGCGATTGCCGATCACCTGCGCGCCGCGCGCGGCGTGGTGTGCGAAGCCGGCCAGGTGTTCATCACCGATGGCGCCCAGAGTGGACTGGACCTGTGCCTGCGTGCGCTGGCCGATGCCGGCGACACCATCTGGCTCGAGAACCCCGGCTACGGCGGCGCGCTGGCGGCCGCGCGCGGGGCCGGGCTGGCGGTCACCGGCATCGATGTCGATGACGACGGCATCGCGCCCACGGCCGACGACTGGCTGCTGCGTCCTCCGCGCCTGGTCTATACCACGCCGTCGCACCAGTACCCGGTGGGCAGCGTACTCAGTTTGCGGCGGCGACTGGCGCTGATCGACGCGGCGCGGGTGGCCGGCGCCCTGATCATCGAGGACGACTACGACAGCGAATTTCGCCACGACGGCGCGCCGCTGTCGGCCATGCAGGGCCTGGTGCCCGAGGCGCCGGTGGTGTACCTGGGCACCTTCAGCAAAACCATGTTCCCGGGCCTGCGCATCGGTTTCGTGGTGGTGCCACGGGACCTGGCGCCGGCGTTTGCCGCCATGCGCGCGCAGTCTTATGCGAGCGGGCGCGCGGCCGAGCAACTGGCGCTGGCCGAATTCCTGCGTAGCGGCCAGTTTGCCCTGCACGTGCGGCGCATGCGGCGGCTGTACCGGCAGCGGCGCGATGCGCTGGCGGTGGCGCTGGAAAAACACCTGGGATCGGTGGCGACGGTGCACGGCGCATCGGCCGGTATGCACTTGTCGCTGCGCCTGCGCGACCAGGACCTCGACGACGCTGCGATCAGCGCGCAGGCGCTGGCGCAAGGCGTGGTGGTAAACGCCCTGAGCCGCCATGACACGCACGGCGGCTCGGGCTGGAAGGGACTGATGCTCGGCTACGCGCAGGTGCCGGCGGCAGAGATGGACGACCTGGTCAGGCGGCTGGCGGTGGTGGTGCACCTGGCGGCGTACAACTGCCGCCAGCGTGCGGCAAAGTGA
- a CDS encoding pyridoxamine 5'-phosphate oxidase family protein, translated as MNDHANAPSARTRVRRVASNAHYDAATLHAIIDAAYLCHIAFTDSLGAHCIPTACWRNGEYLYIHGSNGSRMLKRLQESDACVTITHLDGLVMARSAFSHSMNYRSAMIYGRFEVVADEAARRRAMEDFMEQLLPGRQAEVRPGSDKEYAATTVMRIALDEAACKVRSGGPKDDEEDLSWPAWAGVLPFAQTRLAPVADPACAIEAPAHVAGWQSV; from the coding sequence ATGAACGACCACGCCAACGCCCCCAGCGCGCGCACCCGCGTACGCCGCGTCGCCAGCAACGCGCACTACGACGCCGCCACCCTGCACGCGATCATCGACGCCGCCTACCTGTGCCACATCGCCTTTACCGACAGCCTGGGCGCGCACTGCATACCGACCGCCTGCTGGCGCAACGGCGAGTACCTGTACATCCACGGCTCCAACGGCAGCCGCATGCTCAAGCGCCTGCAGGAGAGCGACGCCTGCGTGACCATCACCCACCTGGACGGCCTAGTGATGGCGCGTTCGGCGTTCAGCCATTCGATGAACTACCGGTCGGCGATGATCTACGGACGCTTCGAAGTGGTGGCCGACGAGGCAGCGCGGCGCCGGGCGATGGAGGATTTCATGGAGCAGTTGCTGCCGGGCCGCCAGGCCGAAGTGCGGCCGGGCTCGGACAAGGAATACGCGGCAACGACCGTGATGCGCATCGCGCTCGACGAAGCGGCCTGCAAGGTGCGCAGCGGCGGCCCGAAGGACGACGAGGAAGACCTGTCCTGGCCGGCGTGGGCGGGCGTGCTGCCGTTTGCGCAAACCCGGCTGGCGCCGGTGGCCGATCCGGCCTGCGCCATCGAGGCGCCGGCGCATGTAGCGGGATGGCAGAGCGTTTGA
- a CDS encoding DUF58 domain-containing protein: MPVSPPSPAAIPAATNAAMAATRDLELVIRHVLAGLGHGIHAGRERGAGVEFSEYRAYAPGDEWRRVDWKLLARADRYFVREAERDSHVATWLWLDATASMAEPSRELKGVDKLWFARTALACVAAIAQRQGDAFGLAICSGGKVAFTPADRGPRHLQRVLARLAGARAEGLPPTAQVLKSNLHFARAPSLVFAATDGLDWHGQSGPSPLSEALLRLRKLHHDVRLLTVRTRAEVEASFPSGAAYRDPEQETGLHRFTKAERAAYLECSAAHFGALATSCRQHDIVHHEACVEQPLADVLRRWLQKAGAR, from the coding sequence ATGCCCGTTTCACCTCCATCCCCCGCCGCCATTCCCGCTGCGACCAATGCCGCCATGGCCGCCACGCGCGACCTGGAGCTGGTGATTCGCCACGTGCTGGCCGGTCTCGGCCACGGCATTCACGCGGGCCGCGAGCGCGGCGCGGGCGTCGAGTTTTCCGAGTACCGCGCCTATGCGCCCGGCGACGAATGGCGGCGCGTGGACTGGAAACTGCTGGCGCGCGCCGACCGTTATTTTGTGCGCGAGGCGGAGCGCGACAGCCACGTCGCCACCTGGCTGTGGCTCGACGCCACGGCGTCGATGGCGGAACCTAGCCGCGAATTGAAAGGGGTCGATAAGCTGTGGTTTGCCCGCACGGCGCTAGCCTGCGTGGCCGCCATCGCCCAGCGCCAGGGCGACGCCTTTGGCCTGGCCATTTGCAGCGGCGGCAAGGTGGCATTCACGCCGGCCGATCGCGGACCACGGCACTTGCAGCGGGTGCTGGCGCGGCTGGCTGGCGCGCGGGCGGAAGGCCTGCCGCCAACCGCGCAGGTATTGAAATCGAACCTGCATTTTGCGCGTGCGCCGAGCCTCGTATTTGCCGCCACCGATGGCCTGGACTGGCACGGCCAGTCTGGGCCGTCGCCGCTGTCGGAGGCGCTGCTGCGCCTGCGCAAGCTGCACCACGATGTGCGGCTGCTGACGGTGCGCACGCGGGCCGAAGTCGAAGCCAGTTTCCCTTCCGGCGCCGCTTATCGCGATCCCGAACAGGAGACGGGCCTGCACAGGTTTACCAAAGCCGAACGCGCCGCTTACCTCGAGTGCAGCGCGGCCCACTTCGGCGCGCTTGCCACCAGCTGCCGCCAGCACGATATTGTCCACCACGAGGCGTGTGTCGAGCAGCCGCTGGCGGACGTCCTGCGCCGCTGGCTGCAAAAAGCGGGAGCGCGTTGA
- a CDS encoding AAA family ATPase, with amino-acid sequence MSGTMGAIAWSESEVGALTAKVVALKASMSKVIIGQENVIDSLIICLLAGGHALVEGVPGLGKTLLVKSLSQATDMAFHRVQFTPDLMPSDIVGTEILEEDQATRKREFRFQPGPVFTQVLLADEINRAPPKTQSALLEAMQERSVTFAGQTHVLPKPFFVLATQNPIEQAGTYPLPEAQLDRFLLRIDVVYPTEEEEIRMVAATTNAGLRDAEPVMDVATLLRLQQLVRDIEIGEHLLTYATRLVRATRPALTTVPAVTQHVGWGAGPRAGQALVLASKARALMHNRLAVTREDIGAMLLPVLAHRVIRNFEAEADGVAIADILLALREHILPD; translated from the coding sequence ATGAGCGGTACGATGGGCGCAATCGCCTGGAGCGAAAGTGAAGTTGGCGCGTTGACCGCCAAGGTGGTGGCGCTCAAGGCCAGCATGTCGAAGGTGATCATCGGCCAGGAAAACGTGATCGACTCGCTCATCATCTGTCTGCTCGCCGGCGGCCACGCGCTGGTGGAGGGCGTGCCTGGACTGGGCAAGACGCTGCTGGTCAAGTCGCTCTCGCAGGCAACCGACATGGCGTTCCACCGGGTACAGTTCACGCCCGACCTGATGCCGTCCGATATCGTCGGCACCGAGATCCTGGAAGAAGACCAGGCCACGCGCAAGCGCGAGTTCCGCTTCCAGCCCGGGCCAGTATTCACCCAGGTGCTGCTGGCCGACGAGATCAACCGCGCGCCGCCCAAAACCCAGTCGGCGCTGCTGGAGGCGATGCAGGAACGCAGCGTCACCTTCGCCGGACAGACCCATGTGCTGCCCAAGCCCTTCTTCGTGCTGGCGACGCAGAACCCGATCGAGCAGGCCGGCACCTATCCGCTGCCGGAGGCACAGCTCGACCGCTTCCTGCTGCGCATCGACGTCGTCTATCCGACCGAGGAGGAAGAAATCCGCATGGTGGCCGCCACCACCAACGCCGGCCTGCGCGATGCCGAACCGGTGATGGACGTGGCCACGCTGTTGCGCCTGCAGCAGCTGGTGCGCGATATCGAAATCGGCGAACATTTGCTGACGTACGCCACGCGGCTGGTGCGGGCCACCCGGCCCGCGCTCACCACCGTGCCGGCGGTGACGCAGCACGTAGGCTGGGGCGCCGGTCCGCGCGCCGGCCAGGCGCTGGTGCTGGCATCAAAGGCGCGGGCGCTGATGCACAACCGGCTGGCGGTCACGCGCGAGGATATCGGCGCGATGCTGCTGCCGGTGCTGGCGCACCGCGTGATCCGCAACTTCGAGGCCGAGGCCGACGGCGTGGCGATCGCTGACATCCTGCTGGCGCTGCGCGAGCATATCCTTCCCGATTAG
- a CDS encoding DUF4159 domain-containing protein produces the protein MAWDFYFTRLTYESGDWDVDVRMPSNVLNSLVEYTTLRVDPVERIVALSDPKMLEAPFCYFAGHKLVQFTPAERKNLERYVKGGGFVFVDDCNHDIDGLFAKSFESEIASIFGKRALNKIPNNHPVYSSFFKFEGPPTTGVELNGWGDDLVHDYLKAVEVGGRVRILYSNKDYGCEWDYDFRNKRFLAIDNTRFAVNIIQYALGA, from the coding sequence TTGGCCTGGGATTTCTACTTCACCCGCCTGACTTACGAGTCGGGCGACTGGGATGTCGATGTGCGCATGCCCAGCAACGTGCTCAATTCGCTGGTCGAGTACACGACCCTGCGCGTCGATCCGGTGGAGCGTATCGTGGCCCTGTCCGACCCGAAGATGCTCGAGGCGCCGTTCTGCTACTTCGCCGGCCACAAGCTGGTGCAGTTCACGCCGGCCGAGCGCAAGAACCTCGAGCGCTACGTGAAGGGCGGCGGCTTCGTGTTCGTGGATGACTGCAACCACGATATCGACGGCCTGTTCGCCAAGTCGTTCGAATCCGAGATCGCCAGCATTTTCGGCAAGCGCGCCTTGAACAAGATCCCGAACAACCACCCGGTCTATTCGAGCTTCTTCAAGTTCGAGGGGCCGCCGACGACCGGCGTGGAACTCAATGGATGGGGCGACGACCTGGTGCACGACTACCTGAAGGCGGTGGAAGTGGGCGGACGGGTGCGGATTTTATACAGCAACAAGGACTACGGCTGCGAGTGGGACTACGACTTTCGCAACAAGCGTTTTCTGGCGATCGACAACACCCGCTTTGCGGTCAATATCATTCAATACGCGTTGGGAGCTTAG
- a CDS encoding TldD/PmbA family protein → MKMLTQDQAKQICDKVMALSKADECRVQISGSQRGNVRYARNSVSTAGLVQNTQLTVSVAFGKRQGTASVNEFDDKSLEKAVRRAEEVARLAPENPEFLPAVKGQVYKASSTYSAATAAIDPEYRAEVAAASIELARKKGLVAAGFFSDTTGFETVANSNGVFGYQTLTNLGFTVTTRTEDGLGSGWVTRSANDAARFNAREASEIAIEKALTSVNAKAIEPGRYTVILEPAATSEIIGRMFGAFDARQADEGRSFLSKKGGGNRLGEKLFDEQVNLWADPWNPDVPVLGWDNASMLARERTDVIKGGKIASLDYTPYWAEKQGKRAIGRHGNMIMSGGGKSTEELIASTKKGVLVTRTWYIRMVDPQSLLLTGLTRDGTFYIENGKIKHPIKNFRFNESPVSMLNNIEELGKPVVIGGDEVRYQMMIPPMKVRDFNFTSLSDAV, encoded by the coding sequence ATGAAGATGCTCACGCAAGACCAGGCAAAACAGATTTGCGACAAGGTGATGGCGCTGTCGAAAGCCGACGAATGCCGGGTGCAGATTTCGGGCAGCCAGCGCGGCAACGTGCGCTACGCGCGCAACAGCGTGTCCACCGCCGGCCTGGTGCAAAACACCCAGCTCACCGTGAGCGTGGCCTTTGGCAAGCGCCAGGGCACGGCGTCGGTGAACGAGTTCGATGACAAGTCGCTGGAAAAGGCCGTGCGCCGCGCCGAGGAAGTGGCGCGCCTGGCACCGGAAAATCCGGAGTTCCTGCCGGCCGTGAAAGGGCAGGTTTATAAAGCATCGTCGACGTACAGCGCGGCCACCGCCGCCATCGATCCCGAGTACCGCGCGGAGGTGGCGGCAGCGAGCATCGAGCTGGCGCGTAAAAAAGGCCTGGTCGCCGCCGGCTTTTTCAGCGATACCACCGGCTTCGAAACCGTGGCCAACTCCAACGGCGTGTTCGGCTACCAGACCCTGACCAACCTCGGCTTCACGGTCACGACCCGCACCGAGGACGGCCTGGGCTCGGGCTGGGTCACGCGCTCGGCCAACGATGCCGCCAGGTTCAACGCGCGCGAGGCGTCCGAGATTGCCATCGAAAAAGCGCTTACTTCGGTCAATGCCAAGGCCATCGAGCCGGGTCGCTACACGGTGATCCTGGAGCCGGCCGCCACGTCGGAAATCATCGGCCGCATGTTCGGCGCGTTCGATGCGCGCCAGGCCGACGAGGGCCGCAGCTTCCTGTCGAAAAAAGGTGGCGGTAACCGCCTCGGCGAAAAGCTGTTCGACGAGCAGGTGAACCTGTGGGCCGATCCGTGGAACCCGGACGTGCCGGTGCTGGGCTGGGACAACGCCTCGATGCTGGCGCGCGAGCGCACCGACGTGATCAAGGGCGGCAAGATCGCCTCGCTCGACTACACCCCTTACTGGGCCGAGAAGCAGGGCAAGCGCGCCATCGGCCGCCACGGCAACATGATCATGTCGGGCGGCGGCAAGTCCACCGAAGAGCTGATCGCGTCCACCAAGAAGGGCGTGCTGGTCACGCGCACCTGGTATATCCGCATGGTCGATCCGCAGTCGCTGCTGCTCACGGGCCTGACGCGCGATGGCACCTTCTACATCGAGAACGGCAAGATCAAGCACCCGATCAAGAACTTCCGCTTCAACGAGAGCCCGGTGTCGATGCTGAACAATATCGAGGAACTGGGCAAGCCGGTGGTGATCGGCGGCGACGAAGTGCGTTACCAGATGATGATCCCGCCGATGAAGGTGCGCGACTTTAACTTCACGTCGCTGTCGGACGCGGTGTAG
- a CDS encoding TldD/PmbA family protein, with protein sequence MERRSFLKVSAAAGGSLLIPVFGNAIAADELLSPMAVQFKKSLADAALNAATKAGASYCDVRIGRYLNQFITTRDLNVEDIVNTESSGVGVRVIAGGAYGFCSTNVMTLDSVADAARQAVAIARANAKLQLEPVVLAPVKGVGDVAWATPFKKDWRAVPIKEKAELLIAANKAGLEAGANFMQANLFQVNQQKYFASTDGSYIDQDLHRLWSPFTATAVDKASNRFRTRDGLSSPVAMGYEFFDARPEHKLKAAGGVTTLYNGSYDLIEDARAAGRQAREKLTAKSVEPGKYDLVLSPEHLFLTIHESVGHATELDRVLGYEANYAGTSFATLDKWQSKKFKYGSDIVNFIADRTTAASLGCVGYDDEGVPAKRWDIIKDGILVNYQATRDQAHVIGEKESQGCSYADSWSSVQFQRMPNVSLAAGKKQLTPDEMVKDVKKGIYILGRGSFSIDQQRYNFQFGGQLYFEIRNGKIGNQLEDVAYQSNTQEFWNACTALCDARDWRMGGSFFDGKGQPSQVSAVSHGSPTTRFNGINVINTARKIG encoded by the coding sequence GTGGAACGACGTTCATTTTTAAAGGTCAGCGCCGCCGCCGGCGGCAGCTTGCTGATCCCCGTTTTCGGTAACGCCATCGCCGCCGACGAGTTGCTGAGCCCAATGGCCGTGCAGTTCAAGAAGTCGCTGGCCGACGCCGCCCTCAACGCGGCCACCAAGGCCGGCGCCAGCTACTGCGACGTGCGCATCGGCCGCTACCTGAACCAGTTCATCACCACGCGCGACCTCAACGTGGAAGACATCGTCAACACCGAGTCGTCCGGCGTGGGTGTGCGCGTGATCGCCGGCGGCGCCTACGGCTTTTGCTCGACCAACGTGATGACGCTCGACTCGGTGGCCGACGCCGCGCGCCAGGCCGTGGCGATTGCCCGCGCCAATGCGAAGCTGCAGCTCGAACCCGTGGTGCTGGCGCCCGTCAAGGGCGTGGGCGACGTGGCATGGGCCACGCCGTTCAAGAAGGACTGGCGCGCGGTGCCCATCAAGGAAAAGGCAGAACTGCTGATCGCCGCCAACAAGGCCGGCCTGGAAGCGGGCGCCAACTTCATGCAGGCCAACCTGTTCCAGGTCAACCAGCAAAAGTATTTTGCGTCCACCGACGGCTCCTACATCGACCAGGACTTGCACCGTTTGTGGTCGCCGTTCACCGCCACTGCCGTGGACAAGGCCAGTAACCGCTTCCGTACCCGCGATGGATTGTCGTCGCCGGTGGCGATGGGTTATGAATTCTTCGACGCCCGTCCCGAGCACAAGCTCAAGGCGGCCGGCGGCGTGACCACGCTGTACAACGGTTCGTATGACCTGATCGAGGACGCCCGTGCGGCCGGGCGCCAGGCGCGCGAAAAGCTCACCGCCAAGTCGGTGGAGCCGGGCAAGTACGACCTGGTGCTCTCGCCCGAACACCTGTTCCTGACCATCCACGAGTCGGTGGGCCACGCGACGGAACTGGACCGCGTGCTCGGCTACGAAGCCAACTACGCCGGCACCAGCTTTGCCACGCTCGACAAGTGGCAAAGCAAGAAATTCAAGTACGGCTCCGATATCGTCAACTTCATCGCGGATCGCACCACCGCGGCGTCGCTCGGTTGCGTCGGTTACGACGACGAGGGAGTGCCGGCCAAGCGCTGGGACATCATCAAGGACGGCATCCTGGTCAACTACCAGGCCACGCGCGACCAGGCTCACGTCATCGGCGAGAAGGAATCGCAAGGCTGCTCGTACGCGGACAGCTGGAGCAGCGTGCAGTTCCAGCGCATGCCCAACGTCTCCCTGGCGGCGGGCAAGAAGCAGCTGACGCCCGACGAGATGGTCAAGGATGTCAAGAAGGGGATTTACATCCTCGGCCGCGGCTCGTTCTCGATCGACCAGCAGCGCTACAACTTCCAGTTCGGCGGCCAGCTGTATTTCGAGATCAGGAACGGCAAGATCGGCAACCAGCTCGAAGACGTGGCCTACCAATCGAACACCCAGGAGTTCTGGAACGCCTGCACGGCGCTGTGCGATGCGCGCGACTGGCGCATGGGCGGCTCCTTCTTCGACGGCAAGGGCCAGCCGAGCCAGGTCAGCGCCGTGTCGCACGGTTCGCCCACCACGCGCTTCAACGGCATCAATGTGATCAACACCGCACGCAAAATAGGATAA